A genomic window from Thermococcus nautili includes:
- a CDS encoding phytoene desaturase family protein produces the protein MRAVVIGSGIGGLLTASFLAKNGYEVTVLEKSPRIGGRFANLPYRGFGLSTGAFHMLPHGEDGPLAHLLKLLGAKVQIVNSNPKGMIFYEGRTFHYREGWRYLSFTEKAKATKLLLDVKRNKLPEGEEAEMSGREWIREKIGDNEFVDLFIKSFLGWADSVLDVPAGELAREIKAALKWGGPGLIKDGCSAVTDELAGIVERNGGRVLTRKRVVEVDVEEKKVITAEGEEFPYDVLISNAGIKETVELIGRDSFDRDYLKRVDSLKPSEGIKYNVALKGKPRIGNTVMFTLDTERINGYNEPSSLSPELAKEGYTLIMLHHALQSKNVKAERRKGIEDVYKIFPNLDSEGEILLIQTYLDGNPVNRVASGQVVEDFPIKDVYVVGDAYKPPGGIEVEGIALGVMRTLERLGLGSFSEWYL, from the coding sequence ATGAGGGCTGTGGTAATAGGCTCGGGCATCGGCGGACTTTTAACCGCTTCATTTCTCGCCAAGAACGGCTATGAGGTTACCGTTCTCGAAAAGTCCCCGAGAATCGGCGGCAGGTTCGCGAACCTTCCGTACAGGGGCTTTGGCCTCTCCACCGGTGCCTTCCACATGCTCCCCCACGGCGAGGACGGGCCTCTGGCTCATCTCCTGAAACTGCTCGGCGCGAAAGTCCAGATAGTCAACTCCAACCCGAAGGGCATGATTTTCTACGAAGGTAGAACCTTCCACTACCGCGAGGGCTGGAGGTATTTGAGCTTCACTGAGAAAGCCAAAGCGACGAAGTTGCTCCTCGACGTGAAGAGGAACAAACTCCCAGAGGGAGAAGAGGCCGAGATGAGCGGGCGCGAGTGGATTCGGGAAAAGATAGGCGACAACGAGTTCGTTGACCTCTTCATCAAGAGCTTCCTCGGCTGGGCCGACAGCGTCTTGGACGTTCCCGCGGGAGAGCTGGCGAGGGAAATTAAAGCGGCACTTAAGTGGGGCGGACCCGGACTTATCAAGGACGGTTGCAGTGCAGTAACCGATGAACTCGCGGGAATCGTCGAGCGGAACGGGGGCAGAGTGCTCACGAGAAAGCGGGTCGTTGAAGTTGATGTTGAGGAAAAGAAGGTCATCACCGCCGAAGGCGAGGAGTTTCCCTACGACGTCCTCATCTCAAACGCAGGAATCAAAGAAACTGTTGAGTTGATAGGCCGTGACAGTTTTGACCGCGATTACCTGAAGCGCGTTGATTCGCTGAAGCCGAGCGAGGGCATTAAATACAACGTGGCTTTGAAGGGGAAGCCGAGGATAGGCAACACCGTCATGTTTACCCTTGACACAGAGAGGATAAACGGCTACAACGAGCCCTCCTCGCTCAGCCCGGAGCTGGCTAAAGAGGGCTACACCCTGATAATGCTCCACCACGCTTTGCAGAGTAAAAACGTCAAGGCCGAGCGGAGAAAGGGCATCGAGGACGTTTACAAAATCTTCCCGAACCTCGATAGCGAGGGCGAAATCCTTCTGATACAGACATACCTTGACGGAAACCCCGTGAACAGAGTCGCCAGCGGTCAGGTCGTGGAAGACTTTCCTATAAAAGACGTCTACGTCGTCGGCGACGCCTACAAGCCCCCCGGTGGGATAGAGGTCGAGGGGATAGCGCTGGGCGTGATGAGGACGCTTGAGAGGCTCGGTCTCGGAAGCTTTTCGGAATGGTATTTGTGA
- a CDS encoding UPF0175 family protein, which produces MEDLWIVKEFEKVAELMPEKALSLIKKDPDLLKEIVISAYLDEIISLGKAAEVLGVTREELMEEFKKRGIPIRTSDREDVLSEVEVITCL; this is translated from the coding sequence ATGGAGGACCTGTGGATTGTTAAAGAGTTTGAAAAAGTAGCGGAGTTAATGCCAGAGAAAGCCCTCAGCCTTATAAAGAAAGACCCCGACCTTTTAAAGGAGATAGTAATCTCAGCGTATCTTGATGAAATCATAAGTCTCGGGAAAGCCGCAGAAGTCCTCGGGGTAACGAGAGAGGAGCTTATGGAGGAGTTTAAAAAACGGGGAATCCCCATCAGAACCTCCGACAGAGAAGACGTTCTCTCAGAGGTGGAGGTTATAACGTGTTTGTAG
- the arcC gene encoding carbamate kinase → MKRVVIALGGNAILQRGQKGTYEEQMENVRKTARQIADIIEKGYEVVITHGNGPQVGALLLHMDAGQQVYGIPAQPMDVAGAMTQGQIGYMIQQALINELRARGIDRPVATIVTQTLVDKNDPAFQNPSKPVGPFYDEETAKKLAKEKGWVVVEDAGRGWRRVVPSPDPKGHVEAPVIQDLVEKGFIVIASGGGGVPVVEEDGRLKGVEAVIDKDLAGEKLAEEVKADIFMILTDVNGAAINFGKPNEKWLERVTVGELRKYYEEGHFKKGSMGPKVLAVIRFVEWGGERGIIASLDRAVEALEGKTGTQVVKG, encoded by the coding sequence ATGAAGAGAGTCGTCATAGCCCTTGGCGGTAACGCAATCCTCCAGCGAGGTCAGAAGGGAACCTACGAGGAGCAGATGGAGAACGTGAGAAAAACCGCCAGACAGATAGCGGATATAATTGAAAAGGGCTACGAGGTCGTTATAACACACGGAAACGGCCCGCAGGTCGGTGCTCTGCTCCTCCACATGGACGCGGGCCAGCAGGTTTACGGCATACCGGCACAGCCGATGGACGTGGCTGGCGCGATGACGCAGGGGCAGATTGGCTACATGATACAGCAGGCCCTAATCAACGAGCTCCGCGCGCGCGGTATAGACAGGCCAGTCGCGACGATAGTGACCCAGACGCTTGTGGATAAAAACGACCCTGCCTTCCAGAACCCGAGCAAGCCCGTCGGGCCCTTCTACGACGAGGAGACGGCAAAGAAGCTCGCGAAGGAGAAGGGCTGGGTTGTCGTTGAGGACGCTGGAAGGGGCTGGAGAAGGGTAGTGCCGAGCCCTGACCCCAAGGGGCACGTCGAGGCCCCCGTAATCCAGGACCTGGTGGAAAAGGGCTTCATAGTCATCGCGAGCGGCGGCGGTGGCGTCCCCGTTGTGGAGGAGGACGGAAGGCTGAAGGGCGTCGAGGCGGTTATAGACAAGGATTTGGCCGGGGAGAAGCTGGCGGAGGAAGTCAAGGCTGATATCTTCATGATTCTCACCGACGTCAACGGCGCGGCAATAAACTTCGGAAAGCCGAACGAGAAGTGGCTTGAGAGGGTTACCGTCGGGGAGCTGAGGAAGTACTACGAGGAAGGCCACTTCAAGAAGGGAAGCATGGGGCCGAAGGTTTTAGCCGTTATCAGGTTCGTCGAGTGGGGCGGCGAGAGGGGAATCATAGCCTCGCTCGATAGGGCCGTCGAGGCTCTCGAGGGGAAGACCGGAACCCAGGTTGTAAAGGGCTGA
- a CDS encoding DUF2103 domain-containing protein produces the protein MPKYFRKGVKREHHFLKGLEKPLEEIASIPGVKKVIPGRIYASDSRGFEIKVTRETQTGLKLVAKSDGSVQEVFLVVDKADRARVREEIKHLADEWAK, from the coding sequence ATGCCCAAGTACTTCCGCAAAGGCGTCAAGAGGGAGCACCACTTCCTCAAGGGCCTTGAGAAACCTCTCGAGGAGATAGCCTCGATTCCCGGCGTCAAGAAGGTAATCCCGGGCAGGATTTACGCAAGCGATTCCCGGGGATTTGAGATTAAGGTGACGCGGGAAACGCAGACCGGCCTTAAGCTCGTCGCCAAGAGCGACGGGAGCGTTCAGGAGGTGTTTCTCGTCGTTGACAAGGCCGACCGGGCCAGGGTTCGCGAAGAGATAAAGCATCTTGCTGATGAGTGGGCGAAATAA
- a CDS encoding SDH family Clp fold serine proteinase: protein MTDAAGAASGFFGSLIWWLFFLYLLLWPQMQYRSLQMARAKILQQLSRKRGSTVITMIHRQESIGLFGIPFYRFISMEDSEEILRAIRMAPKDKPIDLIIHTPGGLVLAATQIAKALKDHPAETRVIVPHYAMSGGTLIALAADKIIMDPHAVLGPVDPQLGQYPGPSIVRAVEKKGVEKVDDQTLILADVAEKAIKQVRDFVYNLLRDRYGEEKARELAQILTEGRWTHDYPITYEHAKELGLHVSTDVPEEVYALMELYKQPMRQRGTVEFMPYPQKAENSK, encoded by the coding sequence ATGACGGATGCCGCAGGCGCCGCGAGCGGGTTCTTTGGCTCGCTTATATGGTGGTTGTTCTTCCTGTACCTGCTCCTCTGGCCTCAGATGCAGTACAGGAGCCTTCAAATGGCCAGAGCGAAGATACTTCAGCAACTCTCTCGCAAGAGGGGCTCGACGGTAATAACGATGATTCACAGGCAGGAGAGCATAGGGCTCTTCGGCATACCCTTCTACCGCTTCATCAGCATGGAAGACAGTGAGGAAATCCTCAGGGCTATCAGAATGGCCCCCAAGGACAAGCCCATTGACCTGATAATCCACACTCCAGGGGGACTCGTCCTCGCGGCGACCCAGATAGCCAAGGCCCTCAAGGACCACCCTGCCGAGACTCGCGTAATAGTCCCGCACTATGCCATGAGTGGTGGAACGCTTATAGCCCTCGCGGCGGACAAGATAATAATGGACCCCCACGCGGTTCTCGGCCCTGTTGACCCACAGCTCGGCCAGTACCCGGGACCGAGCATAGTCAGGGCCGTTGAGAAGAAGGGCGTTGAAAAGGTCGACGACCAGACGCTAATCCTTGCCGACGTGGCTGAGAAGGCCATAAAGCAGGTTCGCGACTTCGTCTACAACCTCCTCAGGGACAGGTACGGCGAGGAGAAGGCAAGGGAGCTTGCCCAGATTCTGACGGAGGGCAGGTGGACGCACGACTACCCGATTACCTACGAGCACGCCAAGGAGCTCGGCCTCCACGTGAGCACCGACGTTCCCGAGGAAGTTTACGCCCTCATGGAGCTCTACAAGCAACCGATGAGGCAGAGGGGAACGGTGGAGTTCATGCCCTATCCCCAGAAGGCCGAGAACTCGAAGTGA
- the arcS gene encoding archaeosine synthase subunit alpha gives MEVIKHEGPGRLGLVRLGDYSFRTPALAGVDFTLSPFNSFFHPSEPGDYDFNLAPSIPLGFYTPAEVIEKALGRLWSVNYDGFNAFYLPALRRTEYLEEFFKIIERYNFEAVYLGNSKILVKEYRYFVKILRELRERFPNLMIIADLEPFFYPLAVYLGVDAFDTRSLKLYDFEGKGFTQYSPFLWGKEPNSLDFARETILLVRNALESGKLRYLVENLFYTQYHAGILRIADLEHADYLEKYTPIQKETVYFISDASIRRPEVKRWHSRVLERFTPPKNTELVLLFPCSAKKPYSFSRSHTLYRRAVKEALGSGTARVHELILTSPFGVVPREWEWLAKYDIVVTGHWSEEEIKPAAELLAKTLEKYPKDVPIVAHLDEAYVEIARLAGELSGREIIFTRVENGTTSKESLNSLTETLREFHLEGTKEDRTYRYFENIRKVFDFYFGIGAGEAVLPDNGHVKGSKMLRLFVENQQTGTFRDGVISVTPFGMQRIYDSLKAYWVKIDFDLRGDVFAVGVNEADERIRPDDIVGVVRDETVVGVGKAVLAGEEMIRAKKGVAVKVRKRA, from the coding sequence ATGGAAGTCATCAAACACGAAGGGCCTGGAAGGTTGGGGTTAGTTCGCTTAGGAGACTACTCCTTCAGGACCCCCGCCTTGGCAGGGGTAGACTTCACGCTCTCCCCCTTCAATTCCTTCTTCCACCCCAGCGAGCCCGGCGACTACGACTTCAACTTAGCTCCTTCAATCCCGCTCGGCTTCTACACACCGGCGGAAGTCATTGAGAAGGCTCTTGGAAGGCTGTGGAGCGTTAACTATGACGGCTTCAACGCCTTCTATTTGCCAGCCCTGAGGAGAACCGAGTACCTCGAGGAGTTCTTCAAGATAATCGAGCGCTACAACTTTGAGGCAGTTTACCTCGGCAACTCCAAAATCCTCGTCAAGGAGTACCGTTACTTCGTTAAAATCCTCCGCGAACTACGCGAGAGGTTCCCCAACCTGATGATTATAGCGGATTTGGAGCCGTTCTTTTATCCGCTCGCCGTTTACCTCGGCGTTGATGCCTTCGACACGCGCTCGCTCAAGCTCTACGACTTCGAGGGCAAGGGTTTCACCCAGTACAGCCCGTTCCTCTGGGGAAAGGAGCCGAACTCCCTCGACTTCGCGAGAGAAACTATCCTTCTCGTGAGGAATGCCCTTGAGAGCGGTAAGCTCCGCTACCTCGTGGAGAACCTGTTCTACACCCAGTACCACGCGGGAATTCTCCGCATAGCGGATTTGGAGCACGCCGATTACCTTGAGAAGTACACGCCGATTCAGAAGGAGACGGTTTACTTCATCAGCGACGCCTCCATCAGGAGGCCTGAAGTTAAGCGCTGGCACTCTCGCGTCCTCGAGCGCTTCACCCCCCCAAAGAACACCGAGCTGGTCCTCCTCTTCCCCTGTTCGGCCAAGAAGCCCTACTCCTTCTCCCGCTCGCACACCCTCTACAGGCGTGCCGTGAAGGAAGCTTTAGGCTCCGGAACGGCCAGGGTTCACGAGCTAATCCTCACTTCCCCCTTCGGTGTCGTTCCGAGGGAGTGGGAGTGGCTGGCGAAGTACGACATAGTCGTCACCGGCCACTGGAGCGAGGAGGAAATCAAACCTGCGGCAGAGCTACTCGCGAAGACCCTCGAGAAGTACCCGAAGGACGTTCCGATAGTAGCGCACCTCGACGAGGCCTACGTCGAGATAGCGAGGCTCGCGGGCGAGCTCTCGGGCAGGGAGATAATCTTCACCCGCGTTGAGAACGGAACGACGAGCAAGGAAAGCCTGAACTCTCTCACCGAGACTCTGAGGGAGTTCCACCTTGAGGGAACTAAGGAGGACAGAACCTACCGCTACTTCGAGAACATAAGGAAGGTCTTCGACTTCTACTTTGGCATCGGTGCCGGAGAGGCCGTCCTTCCCGATAACGGCCACGTCAAGGGCTCAAAGATGCTCCGCCTCTTCGTTGAAAACCAGCAGACGGGAACCTTCAGGGATGGCGTCATAAGCGTCACGCCCTTCGGAATGCAGAGGATTTACGACTCTCTCAAAGCCTACTGGGTGAAGATTGACTTCGACCTGCGCGGTGACGTCTTCGCGGTCGGCGTCAACGAGGCCGACGAGAGAATTCGTCCTGACGACATAGTCGGCGTCGTGAGGGACGAGACGGTCGTCGGCGTCGGCAAGGCCGTTCTCGCTGGAGAGGAGATGATTAGGGCGAAGAAGGGCGTCGCCGTCAAGGTGAGGAAGCGGGCATAA
- a CDS encoding DUF3368 domain-containing protein, protein MGVNRGRYPPVKIPMPITELTPEEERLYRLLRAKLGKGESSCIAVAKHRGLILLSDDYDARKKARLLGVKVSGTTGLLVLGVKKGILTLEEGNELLEKMIETGFYSPVKRLEEVMPASSP, encoded by the coding sequence GTGGGAGTTAATAGAGGCAGGTATCCTCCAGTTAAAATCCCCATGCCCATTACGGAGCTAACTCCCGAGGAAGAAAGATTGTACAGACTCCTTCGCGCGAAGCTGGGAAAGGGAGAATCATCTTGCATAGCCGTCGCAAAACACAGGGGGTTAATTTTGCTCAGCGATGACTACGACGCGCGAAAGAAGGCGAGACTGCTCGGGGTCAAAGTATCGGGGACGACAGGCCTTCTCGTGCTTGGAGTCAAGAAAGGCATTTTAACGTTGGAAGAAGGCAATGAATTGCTGGAGAAAATGATTGAAACGGGCTTCTACTCCCCCGTGAAAAGACTTGAAGAAGTTATGCCCGCTTCCTCACCTTGA
- the fbp gene encoding fructose-1,6-bisphosphate aldolase/phosphatase — MAVGEKITISVIKADIGGWPGHSRVHPQLIETAEEVLAKAKEEGTIIDFYVAYAGDDLQLIMTHKKGVDSPDVHGLAWKAFEEATKVAKELGLYGAGQDLLKDAFSGNVRGMGPGVAEMEITLRKSEPIVTFHMDKTEPGAFNLPIFRMFADPFNTAGLVIDPKMHMGFRFEVWDILKHKRVILNTPEEVYDLLALIGAKSRYVIKRVYPKEGHPIPKDEPVAVVSTEKLYEIAGEYVGKDDPVAIVRAQSGLPALGEVLEPFAFPHLVSGWMRGSHNGPIMPVPMNYANPTRFDGPPRVVALGWQISPEGKLVGPVDLFDDPAYDYARQKALEITEYMRRHGPFEPHRLPLEDMEYTTLPGVLKRLEERFEDIE, encoded by the coding sequence ATGGCCGTTGGAGAAAAGATAACGATTAGCGTAATCAAGGCAGACATAGGTGGCTGGCCGGGGCACTCCAGGGTGCACCCACAGCTGATAGAAACCGCGGAGGAAGTCCTTGCCAAGGCCAAGGAGGAAGGCACGATAATCGACTTCTACGTGGCCTACGCGGGCGACGACCTCCAGCTGATAATGACCCACAAGAAGGGCGTTGACAGCCCCGACGTTCACGGGCTCGCCTGGAAGGCCTTCGAGGAGGCAACCAAGGTCGCCAAGGAGCTCGGCCTCTACGGCGCCGGACAGGACCTTCTCAAGGACGCCTTCAGCGGAAACGTCCGCGGAATGGGCCCGGGCGTTGCCGAGATGGAGATTACCCTCAGGAAGAGCGAGCCGATAGTGACCTTCCACATGGACAAGACCGAGCCTGGCGCGTTTAACCTGCCGATATTCAGGATGTTCGCTGACCCGTTCAACACCGCGGGCCTCGTCATCGACCCCAAGATGCACATGGGCTTCCGCTTCGAGGTCTGGGACATCCTCAAGCACAAGAGGGTAATACTCAACACCCCTGAGGAGGTCTACGACCTTCTCGCCCTCATCGGCGCCAAGAGCCGCTACGTCATCAAGCGCGTTTACCCGAAGGAGGGTCACCCGATTCCGAAGGACGAGCCGGTAGCTGTTGTCAGCACCGAGAAGCTCTACGAGATTGCCGGAGAATACGTCGGTAAGGACGACCCGGTCGCTATAGTCAGGGCCCAGAGCGGACTTCCGGCCCTTGGAGAGGTCCTCGAGCCCTTCGCCTTCCCGCACCTCGTGAGCGGATGGATGAGGGGAAGCCACAACGGCCCGATAATGCCCGTTCCGATGAACTACGCCAACCCGACCAGGTTCGACGGCCCACCGAGGGTTGTCGCGCTCGGCTGGCAGATAAGCCCCGAAGGAAAGCTCGTCGGCCCGGTTGACCTCTTCGACGACCCGGCTTACGACTACGCCAGGCAGAAGGCCCTTGAGATTACCGAGTACATGCGCAGGCACGGCCCGTTCGAACCCCACAGGCTCCCGCTCGAGGACATGGAGTACACCACCCTGCCGGGCGTGCTGAAGAGGCTTGAGGAGCGCTTCGAGGACATCGAGTGA
- the gor gene encoding glyceraldehyde-3-phosphate:ferredoxin oxidoreductase has translation MKFTVIHIKLNENKVESEEIEKDGIYGVIDYGLELHETLETHSIDPYDPRNVVIMGMGPFAGSVLPGAHRLMFFFRSPLYGTLFPSAMGGAAYAFKNVGVDFVTFEGKAEKPVVVLLYNDGENVRVELHEIELEKVIEIWRGYKGEEGVYALTQYLIDTFGGRFDFEYRIAVVGPSALNTNYGAIFSQALRKGQRLVGSEDWAARGGSGSVLLKAHNVIGIIFGGKPRKRKFPGEDISNFRTAKEIVEGVHKKPYNEIIAEKTTKYRFNPKLNTGGTFGGNYPAEGDFVPILNWQMPYIPKEERIKIHENIMKHYWEPFNEEAIKPKNWTTCGEPCPVVCKKYRNGHHVEYEPYEANGPLSGSISLRASDISVKAVDSMGFDAIEFGGTAAWVLELIHRGLLKPEEVGLSGKPEFTKEALIERPVEASEINARLVAELAHRVAFGENEIARIIGLGKRKASVIFDERFKDRLKYGESFKDYAVFTPLGEDGEMTPTMYWAIGNYIPLPIQGRYWTFYQFGVFLEPEELAQKIIASALWEFWYDNVGWCRFHRGWMKPVLKALFMDAYGQNIDMEEHAKKQIRRLIEYARKAGYTPVFWDSMRVIDLVSAGSEEFGNEKWAEKFKADKVGTAKEYLSKVLEAYSEILGVEWRL, from the coding sequence GTGAAGTTCACTGTCATACATATAAAGCTCAACGAGAACAAAGTTGAAAGCGAGGAAATCGAGAAAGATGGCATTTACGGCGTCATAGATTACGGTCTTGAGCTCCACGAGACCCTTGAGACTCATAGCATTGACCCGTACGACCCGAGGAACGTCGTTATAATGGGAATGGGTCCCTTCGCCGGCTCGGTTCTTCCTGGAGCACACAGGCTCATGTTCTTCTTCCGCTCACCCCTCTACGGCACGCTGTTCCCCTCGGCGATGGGCGGTGCCGCCTACGCCTTCAAGAACGTCGGCGTTGACTTCGTGACCTTCGAGGGCAAGGCCGAGAAGCCCGTCGTGGTTCTCCTCTACAACGACGGCGAGAACGTTAGGGTCGAGCTCCACGAGATTGAGCTTGAAAAAGTCATCGAGATATGGAGGGGCTACAAGGGTGAGGAGGGTGTCTATGCCCTCACCCAGTACCTAATAGACACGTTCGGGGGGCGCTTTGACTTCGAGTACCGCATAGCTGTCGTCGGTCCTTCTGCCCTCAACACCAACTACGGCGCTATATTCTCCCAGGCATTGAGGAAGGGCCAGCGCCTCGTCGGTAGCGAGGACTGGGCCGCTAGAGGTGGCTCTGGAAGCGTTCTGCTGAAGGCTCACAATGTCATCGGAATAATCTTCGGCGGAAAGCCGAGGAAGAGGAAATTCCCGGGCGAGGACATCTCGAACTTCAGGACGGCGAAGGAGATAGTTGAGGGCGTGCACAAAAAGCCCTACAACGAGATTATTGCTGAGAAAACCACCAAGTACCGCTTCAACCCCAAGCTCAACACCGGCGGAACCTTCGGCGGAAACTATCCGGCTGAGGGAGACTTCGTTCCGATACTCAACTGGCAGATGCCTTACATTCCGAAGGAGGAGCGCATAAAAATCCACGAGAACATAATGAAGCACTACTGGGAGCCCTTCAACGAGGAAGCAATAAAGCCCAAGAACTGGACGACCTGTGGCGAGCCCTGTCCTGTGGTCTGTAAGAAGTACCGCAACGGCCACCACGTCGAGTACGAGCCCTACGAGGCCAACGGTCCGCTCAGCGGAAGCATAAGCCTCCGCGCCAGCGACATAAGCGTGAAAGCCGTTGACTCCATGGGCTTCGACGCGATAGAGTTCGGAGGAACCGCCGCCTGGGTTCTTGAGCTTATCCACCGCGGGCTCCTCAAGCCGGAGGAGGTCGGCCTAAGCGGAAAGCCGGAGTTCACGAAGGAGGCCTTAATCGAGCGTCCTGTCGAGGCGAGCGAAATCAACGCCAGGCTCGTTGCTGAACTGGCCCACCGCGTAGCCTTCGGCGAGAACGAGATAGCGAGGATAATCGGCCTCGGCAAGAGGAAAGCGAGCGTAATCTTTGACGAGCGCTTCAAGGACAGGCTCAAGTACGGCGAGAGCTTCAAGGACTACGCGGTCTTCACTCCGCTCGGCGAGGACGGCGAGATGACACCCACGATGTACTGGGCGATAGGCAACTACATACCGCTCCCGATTCAGGGTCGCTACTGGACCTTCTACCAGTTCGGCGTCTTCCTTGAGCCCGAGGAGCTCGCCCAAAAGATAATCGCCTCGGCTCTCTGGGAGTTCTGGTACGACAACGTCGGCTGGTGTCGCTTCCACAGGGGCTGGATGAAGCCCGTGCTTAAGGCGCTCTTCATGGACGCCTACGGCCAGAACATCGACATGGAGGAGCACGCGAAAAAGCAAATCAGGAGGCTCATCGAGTACGCAAGGAAGGCCGGCTACACCCCGGTCTTCTGGGACAGCATGCGCGTCATAGACCTCGTTTCGGCTGGCAGTGAGGAGTTCGGAAACGAAAAGTGGGCCGAGAAGTTCAAGGCCGACAAGGTCGGCACTGCGAAGGAGTACCTGAGCAAAGTGCTGGAAGCCTACAGCGAGATTCTTGGGGTTGAGTGGAGGCTCTGA
- a CDS encoding coiled-coil protein, whose amino-acid sequence MPTVKVDPEEIKRIKRELEALEKERNEIRAKLDELEKELQTWIQKRDEKNKEVQQLRQKGREYKAKRDEINQKIKELKKNREEINAKLDLLYQEILEYRTKRDEYNQLRRLKMSPEKIQERIEKLEWELQTNPNITPEREKQIVDQIQVLATELEIIQQADRFHKKLVETRKKVDQLKKARKAISLEIQKLANQSQQYHEQMIQAFNKADEVKKEADEYHAKVVELREKVREVRRELREIERKIREYDEKHKELIAYRLVARMRAKKDASFERAVEALEKFKRGEKLTLDELLLLQRYNLV is encoded by the coding sequence ATGCCAACGGTTAAAGTGGACCCAGAGGAGATTAAGAGAATCAAGAGAGAATTGGAGGCCCTTGAAAAGGAGAGAAACGAGATAAGGGCCAAACTTGATGAGCTCGAGAAGGAGCTCCAGACCTGGATTCAGAAGAGGGACGAGAAGAACAAGGAAGTCCAGCAGTTGAGGCAGAAGGGCAGGGAGTACAAGGCGAAGAGGGACGAGATAAACCAGAAGATAAAGGAGCTCAAGAAGAACAGGGAGGAAATCAACGCCAAGCTCGACCTCCTCTACCAGGAAATCCTGGAGTACAGGACGAAGAGGGACGAGTACAACCAGCTCAGAAGGCTCAAGATGAGTCCCGAGAAGATACAGGAGAGGATAGAGAAGCTCGAGTGGGAGCTCCAGACCAACCCGAACATCACCCCCGAGAGGGAGAAGCAGATAGTCGACCAGATACAGGTTCTCGCGACCGAGCTTGAGATAATCCAGCAGGCCGACAGGTTCCACAAGAAGCTCGTCGAGACGAGGAAGAAGGTTGACCAGCTCAAGAAGGCCAGAAAGGCCATAAGCCTCGAGATACAGAAGCTCGCCAACCAGAGCCAGCAGTACCACGAGCAGATGATTCAGGCCTTCAACAAGGCCGACGAGGTCAAGAAGGAGGCCGACGAGTACCACGCCAAGGTCGTCGAGCTCCGCGAGAAGGTCAGGGAAGTCAGAAGGGAGCTCAGGGAAATCGAGAGGAAGATTCGCGAGTACGACGAGAAGCACAAGGAGCTCATAGCTTACAGGCTCGTCGCGAGAATGCGCGCCAAGAAGGACGCCAGCTTCGAGAGGGCAGTTGAGGCCCTTGAGAAGTTCAAGCGCGGTGAGAAGCTCACCCTCGACGAGCTGCTGCTCCTCCAGCGCTACAACCTCGTGTGA